Proteins from one Hydrogenivirga caldilitoris genomic window:
- a CDS encoding PQQ-dependent sugar dehydrogenase, translated as MVSFLVLLFFTFSFSLELKLHDVFGMSFTKPVFMIESPVEKNRFYLLEQNGVIKTFKKGDKAAKVFLDLRDRVENGGEMGLLGMAFHPKFVENGYLFVYYTDKAMNSVVARFKALNAQKADPTSEKVILKLKQPFSNHNGGMIAFGPDGYLYVAFGDGGSAGDPYNHAQNVQTLLGSIIRIDVDRGDPYSVPSDNPFAKGSGKPEIYAWGLRNPWRFSFDRITGELWVGDVGQDRWEEVNLVDKGKNYGWRCYEGNHPYNLEGCLSRDNYTFPVYEYPLRDGNCAVIGGYVYRGKKIKELYGAYLFGDYCSGRIWALFKMGEEYKALLLLDASIRISSFAEDTEGNLYVLDLGGKVYLLGD; from the coding sequence ATGGTGAGCTTCCTGGTTCTTCTCTTTTTTACTTTCTCCTTCTCTTTAGAGCTTAAGCTACACGATGTCTTTGGTATGAGCTTTACAAAGCCTGTCTTCATGATTGAGTCTCCTGTTGAAAAGAACAGGTTTTACCTCCTTGAGCAAAATGGGGTGATAAAGACCTTTAAGAAAGGGGACAAGGCAGCTAAGGTTTTTCTTGACCTGAGGGATAGGGTGGAAAACGGTGGTGAAATGGGGCTTCTCGGTATGGCTTTTCATCCGAAGTTTGTGGAGAACGGGTATCTTTTTGTTTACTATACGGACAAGGCGATGAACTCTGTGGTTGCCCGCTTCAAAGCCCTTAATGCTCAAAAGGCAGACCCAACCTCTGAGAAGGTAATACTGAAGCTAAAGCAACCCTTCTCCAATCATAACGGTGGGATGATAGCCTTTGGACCTGACGGTTATCTGTACGTCGCCTTTGGAGACGGAGGTTCAGCCGGAGACCCTTACAACCATGCTCAGAACGTTCAAACACTGCTTGGTTCAATAATCAGGATTGATGTTGATAGAGGAGACCCTTACTCTGTACCCTCGGATAATCCCTTTGCCAAAGGGAGTGGAAAGCCGGAGATTTACGCCTGGGGGTTGAGAAATCCCTGGAGGTTCAGCTTTGACAGGATAACGGGGGAACTCTGGGTGGGCGATGTTGGTCAGGACAGGTGGGAGGAGGTAAACCTGGTTGATAAGGGGAAGAACTACGGATGGAGGTGCTATGAGGGGAACCATCCCTATAACCTTGAAGGTTGTCTGTCAAGGGACAACTACACCTTTCCAGTTTACGAGTATCCCCTGAGGGATGGAAACTGTGCCGTTATAGGGGGGTACGTTTACAGGGGGAAAAAGATAAAGGAGCTTTACGGGGCTTACCTTTTCGGAGACTACTGCTCTGGAAGGATATGGGCTCTCTTCAAGATGGGTGAGGAATACAAAGCCCTTTTGCTTCTTGATGCGAGTATCAGAATATCCTCTTTCGCTGAAGACACGGAGGGTAACCTGTACGTCCTTGACCTGGGCGGTAAGGTTTACCTACTCGGAGACTGA
- a CDS encoding NADH:flavin oxidoreductase/NADH oxidase, with translation MGLLYTEFKLRGTTLRNRLVMSPMCMYSSQNGYVSDWHMVHYPSRAVGGAGLIILEATAVEERGRISPLDLGIYRDEHTEGLSRLCKLCKEFGAKVGIQLAHAGRKAESYPPWERDKVKVRGTKDAIAPSSIPFGKNWLPPREATLEDIKEIQNSYRLAFKRAVEAGFDLIEIHAAHGYLIHEFLSPLTNKREDSYGGSFENRVRFLIEVVRIARKEIPDNIPLSVRISAVDYVEGGWTLEESIELVKLLKEEGVDLIDCSSGRISEEEGFVEYPGHQVPFAEEIRKKTDARTMAVGVIRTYEQAEEIISNGRADLVAIGREFLRDPYLPLRWAKQAGLKPEVPRQYIRAW, from the coding sequence ATGGGCCTTCTCTACACAGAGTTTAAGCTGAGGGGCACCACTTTAAGAAACAGGCTAGTCATGTCTCCCATGTGTATGTACTCTTCCCAAAACGGTTACGTATCGGACTGGCATATGGTTCACTACCCATCAAGGGCAGTCGGGGGAGCAGGGCTTATAATCCTTGAAGCCACTGCGGTAGAAGAGAGAGGCAGGATATCGCCTTTAGACCTTGGGATATACAGAGATGAGCATACTGAAGGTCTCTCCAGACTCTGCAAATTGTGTAAGGAGTTTGGTGCTAAGGTTGGTATCCAGTTAGCTCACGCCGGTAGAAAAGCTGAGAGCTACCCTCCCTGGGAAAGGGATAAGGTAAAGGTCAGAGGGACAAAGGATGCCATAGCTCCCAGCTCCATACCTTTTGGAAAAAACTGGCTTCCACCGAGGGAAGCAACCTTAGAGGATATAAAAGAGATTCAGAACTCATACAGACTTGCCTTCAAAAGGGCTGTTGAGGCAGGTTTTGATCTGATTGAAATACACGCTGCCCACGGATACCTGATACATGAATTTTTATCCCCATTAACTAACAAAAGAGAGGATAGCTATGGCGGTTCCTTTGAAAACAGGGTGAGATTTCTTATTGAAGTTGTGAGGATAGCAAGAAAGGAGATTCCGGACAACATACCCCTTTCCGTAAGAATTTCTGCTGTTGACTACGTTGAGGGCGGATGGACTCTTGAGGAGAGTATTGAACTTGTGAAACTCCTAAAGGAAGAGGGTGTTGACCTTATAGATTGTTCTTCCGGTAGGATATCAGAGGAGGAGGGTTTTGTAGAGTATCCCGGTCACCAGGTCCCCTTTGCAGAGGAGATAAGGAAGAAAACCGATGCAAGGACTATGGCTGTTGGTGTGATAAGGACTTACGAACAGGCTGAGGAGATAATTTCAAACGGAAGGGCGGACCTTGTGGCGATAGGAAGGGAGTTTTTAAGGGACCCTTACCTGCCTCTTAGATGGGCAAAACAGGCGGGTTTAAAACCTGAAGTACCAAGGCAGTATATAAGAGCCTGGTAA
- a CDS encoding efflux RND transporter periplasmic adaptor subunit: MRFLLVLLLLLGSAVAAEIKVYTIVTGKVAKVFVKEGERVKRGQLLMNIDPAIYAAEKEKLLGRKKELEAKLWKVERDYNRLKELFDRDLLAESTLEDKKIEYDTLKAQLQQVEGEIKRVEVFISYTEITSPVDGRIVKILAPEGSYVNGELQAQPVIIIQSPSR, encoded by the coding sequence ATGAGGTTTCTGTTGGTATTGCTTTTGCTGTTAGGCTCAGCTGTGGCAGCGGAGATTAAGGTATACACCATAGTAACCGGAAAGGTTGCAAAGGTGTTTGTCAAGGAGGGAGAAAGGGTAAAGAGAGGACAACTCCTGATGAACATTGACCCGGCTATATATGCTGCGGAGAAGGAAAAACTCCTCGGAAGAAAGAAGGAGCTGGAAGCTAAACTCTGGAAGGTAGAAAGGGACTATAACAGACTCAAAGAGCTTTTTGATAGAGACCTTCTGGCTGAAAGCACCCTTGAAGATAAAAAGATAGAGTATGATACCCTTAAGGCTCAGCTCCAGCAGGTTGAGGGTGAGATAAAAAGGGTTGAGGTCTTCATATCCTATACAGAGATAACCTCTCCTGTTGACGGTAGAATTGTGAAAATTCTCGCCCCTGAAGGTTCCTATGTGAACGGGGAGCTTCAAGCTCAACCTGTCATAATAATTCAGTCTCCGAGTAGGTAA
- a CDS encoding alcohol dehydrogenase catalytic domain-containing protein produces MKVAVCKEPKKPLVFEEWDMPEINDDEVLIQVHYCGVCHSDLHIVDGDWADWVSYPTVPGHEVAGIAVKVGKEVTWIKEGDRVGMPWIYSSCEVCNYCVEGDEPLCPNQEITGITKQGGYAEYMKAPGRFVTKIPDNLDLAHAAPLFCAGVTVYAALKHLNIKPDELVAVQGVGGLGHLAIQYAKAMGAKVAALSHSQEKEEFSGELGADYFINTSKTDPAEELKKLGGADVILTTVFKSEAIQTLIGGLAPRGRLSVVGAARDPIQVIPFDLITKRIVVTGSAVGGRKLLRETLQFSADFGIKPLVEIHPFDKVNEVLDRVREGKVRLRAVLKMV; encoded by the coding sequence ATGAAGGTTGCAGTTTGCAAGGAGCCAAAGAAACCATTGGTCTTTGAAGAGTGGGATATGCCGGAGATAAACGATGATGAAGTGCTCATACAAGTTCACTACTGCGGGGTGTGTCATAGTGACCTTCATATAGTTGACGGGGACTGGGCTGACTGGGTCAGCTATCCAACAGTTCCGGGACACGAAGTTGCAGGTATAGCGGTTAAGGTAGGTAAGGAGGTTACATGGATAAAAGAGGGGGACAGGGTAGGAATGCCCTGGATATACTCCTCCTGTGAAGTCTGCAACTACTGCGTTGAAGGAGATGAACCTCTATGCCCCAACCAGGAGATAACAGGGATAACAAAACAGGGGGGTTACGCCGAGTATATGAAGGCACCCGGCAGATTCGTAACAAAGATACCGGACAACCTTGACCTCGCTCACGCTGCCCCTCTGTTCTGTGCAGGGGTAACCGTTTACGCTGCTTTAAAACATCTGAATATAAAGCCTGACGAACTTGTGGCTGTTCAGGGTGTTGGCGGACTCGGACACCTTGCCATCCAGTATGCAAAGGCTATGGGCGCTAAGGTTGCAGCGTTGAGCCATTCCCAGGAGAAGGAGGAGTTTTCAGGAGAGCTCGGTGCTGACTACTTCATCAACACCTCAAAAACCGACCCCGCAGAGGAGCTAAAGAAGCTCGGAGGGGCTGACGTGATACTTACAACTGTATTTAAATCTGAAGCCATACAGACCCTCATCGGTGGTCTCGCCCCAAGAGGCAGACTCTCTGTTGTTGGTGCAGCCCGGGACCCAATTCAAGTGATTCCCTTTGACCTGATAACTAAGAGGATAGTAGTAACGGGCTCTGCGGTTGGTGGAAGAAAGCTTCTCAGAGAAACACTCCAGTTCTCAGCTGATTTCGGTATAAAGCCTCTTGTAGAGATTCACCCCTTTGACAAAGTGAATGAGGTTCTGGATAGAGTCAGAGAGGGCAAAGTCCGGTTAAGAGCGGTCCTTAAGATGGTCTAA